A genome region from Camelina sativa cultivar DH55 chromosome 10, Cs, whole genome shotgun sequence includes the following:
- the LOC104717851 gene encoding protein S-acyltransferase 8-like isoform X2 (The sequence of the model RefSeq protein was modified relative to this genomic sequence to represent the inferred CDS: added 39 bases not found in genome assembly): protein MTKRVFEAWKGSNKFILGGRLIFGPDARSLPATLLLIIVPVALFCVFVARHLRHEFSSYNAGYAILVVAILFTIYVLILLSFTSARDPGIVPRNLHPPEEELRYETTISADGRQTPSVQIPRTKEVMVNGVSVRVKYCDTCMLYRPPRCSHCSICNNCVEHFDHHCPWVGQYIGQRNYRYYFMFVSSSTLPCIYVSSMSAFYIKILMDNQHGTVWRAMKASPWSVALMIYCFIALCFVGGLTAFHLYLISTNMTTL, encoded by the exons AAATTCATCCTTGGTGGGAGATTGATATTTGGACCAGATGCTAGGTCACTGCCTGCTACCTTGCTGCTGATCATTGTTCCAGTTGCTTTGTTCTGTGTATTTGTGGCAAGACATCTTCGCCATGAGTTTTCTTCCTACAATGCAGGTTATGCTATCTTGGTGGTAGCAATTCTCTTCACTATTTAT GTATTGATCCTCCTCTCCTTCACATCTGCACGAGATCCTGGTATAGTTCCACGAAATTTGCACCCACCAGAGGAAGAACTACGCTATGAGACAACAATATCAGCTGATGGAAGACAAACACCAAGTGTTCAAATTCCTAGGACCAAAGAAGTCATGGTTAATGGTGTTTCTGTTAGAGTGAAATACTGTGATACATGTATGCTTTACAGGCCTCCTCGTTGCTCTCATTGTTCCATCTGCAACAACTGTGTTGAGCACTTTGATCATCATTGCCCGTGGGTGGGCCAATATATTGGACAG AGAAACTATAGGTATTactttatgtttgtttcttcGTCAACACTTCCCTGCATCTATGTGTCCTCGATGTCGGCTTTCTACATCAAGATTCTGATGGATAATCAACACGGAACTGTGTGGAGGGCAATGAAGGCTTCACCTTGGTCAGTTGCTCtgatgatatattgctttattGCCCTGTGCTTTGTTGGAGGGCTCACAGCGTTTCACTTGTACCTCATAAGTACAAACATG ACAACCCTATGA
- the LOC104717851 gene encoding protein S-acyltransferase 8-like isoform X3 (The sequence of the model RefSeq protein was modified relative to this genomic sequence to represent the inferred CDS: added 39 bases not found in genome assembly) gives MTKRVFEAWKGSNKFILGGRLIFGPDARSLPATLLLIIVPVALFCVFVARHLRHEFSSYNAGYAILVVAILFTIYVLILLSFTSARDPGIVPRNLHPPEEELRYETTISADGRQTPSVQIPRTKEVMVNGVSVRVKYCDTCMLYRPPRCSHCSICNNCVEHFDHHCPWVGQYIGQRNYRYYFMFVSSSTLPCIYVSSMSAFYIKILMDNQHGTVWRAMKASPWSVALMIYCFIALCFVGGLTAFHLYLISTNML, from the exons AAATTCATCCTTGGTGGGAGATTGATATTTGGACCAGATGCTAGGTCACTGCCTGCTACCTTGCTGCTGATCATTGTTCCAGTTGCTTTGTTCTGTGTATTTGTGGCAAGACATCTTCGCCATGAGTTTTCTTCCTACAATGCAGGTTATGCTATCTTGGTGGTAGCAATTCTCTTCACTATTTAT GTATTGATCCTCCTCTCCTTCACATCTGCACGAGATCCTGGTATAGTTCCACGAAATTTGCACCCACCAGAGGAAGAACTACGCTATGAGACAACAATATCAGCTGATGGAAGACAAACACCAAGTGTTCAAATTCCTAGGACCAAAGAAGTCATGGTTAATGGTGTTTCTGTTAGAGTGAAATACTGTGATACATGTATGCTTTACAGGCCTCCTCGTTGCTCTCATTGTTCCATCTGCAACAACTGTGTTGAGCACTTTGATCATCATTGCCCGTGGGTGGGCCAATATATTGGACAG AGAAACTATAGGTATTactttatgtttgtttcttcGTCAACACTTCCCTGCATCTATGTGTCCTCGATGTCGGCTTTCTACATCAAGATTCTGATGGATAATCAACACGGAACTGTGTGGAGGGCAATGAAGGCTTCACCTTGGTCAGTTGCTCtgatgatatattgctttattGCCCTGTGCTTTGTTGGAGGGCTCACAGCGTTTCACTTGTACCTCATAAGTACAAACATG TTGTGA
- the LOC104717851 gene encoding protein S-acyltransferase 8-like isoform X1 (The sequence of the model RefSeq protein was modified relative to this genomic sequence to represent the inferred CDS: added 39 bases not found in genome assembly), translating to MTKRVFEAWKGSNKFILGGRLIFGPDARSLPATLLLIIVPVALFCVFVARHLRHEFSSYNAGYAILVVAILFTIYVLILLSFTSARDPGIVPRNLHPPEEELRYETTISADGRQTPSVQIPRTKEVMVNGVSVRVKYCDTCMLYRPPRCSHCSICNNCVEHFDHHCPWVGQYIGQRNYRYYFMFVSSSTLPCIYVSSMSAFYIKILMDNQHGTVWRAMKASPWSVALMIYCFIALCFVGGLTAFHLYLISTNMFCRQPYESFKAWKLGKKKWELS from the exons AAATTCATCCTTGGTGGGAGATTGATATTTGGACCAGATGCTAGGTCACTGCCTGCTACCTTGCTGCTGATCATTGTTCCAGTTGCTTTGTTCTGTGTATTTGTGGCAAGACATCTTCGCCATGAGTTTTCTTCCTACAATGCAGGTTATGCTATCTTGGTGGTAGCAATTCTCTTCACTATTTAT GTATTGATCCTCCTCTCCTTCACATCTGCACGAGATCCTGGTATAGTTCCACGAAATTTGCACCCACCAGAGGAAGAACTACGCTATGAGACAACAATATCAGCTGATGGAAGACAAACACCAAGTGTTCAAATTCCTAGGACCAAAGAAGTCATGGTTAATGGTGTTTCTGTTAGAGTGAAATACTGTGATACATGTATGCTTTACAGGCCTCCTCGTTGCTCTCATTGTTCCATCTGCAACAACTGTGTTGAGCACTTTGATCATCATTGCCCGTGGGTGGGCCAATATATTGGACAG AGAAACTATAGGTATTactttatgtttgtttcttcGTCAACACTTCCCTGCATCTATGTGTCCTCGATGTCGGCTTTCTACATCAAGATTCTGATGGATAATCAACACGGAACTGTGTGGAGGGCAATGAAGGCTTCACCTTGGTCAGTTGCTCtgatgatatattgctttattGCCCTGTGCTTTGTTGGAGGGCTCACAGCGTTTCACTTGTACCTCATAAGTACAAACATG TTTTGCAGACAACCCTATGAGAGTTTCAAGGCATGGAAGCTGGGGAAGAAGAAGTGGGAGCTGAGTTGA